A genomic segment from Halomonas sp. GD1P12 encodes:
- a CDS encoding SapC family protein: protein MSNPLTLTPTECEGKAWHPPHTVDFAASTTLMPLHGRELARAAASMPLALVNLSGTWQLMGVCGLAEGHNLFVREGRWLGNYRPEWLSTWPFKVLTQGDKGYVTFERDSGLEAEAGAGEPFFDDQNQMLDEVSKRVDTLKAGFPRHQVTLKAVQALVDAKVVTPWPDSLREQAGVRLEGLCMIDERALANLSDEAFLALRAAQALPIAFALNLSLTQTHLLTRLARINPGHTNAPENLDALFDGDDDEFSFDFDS, encoded by the coding sequence ATGTCCAATCCGCTAACGCTAACCCCCACCGAGTGCGAAGGCAAAGCCTGGCATCCGCCCCACACCGTTGATTTCGCCGCCTCGACCACATTGATGCCGCTACACGGCCGTGAACTCGCCCGCGCGGCGGCCTCCATGCCGTTGGCGCTGGTGAATCTGAGCGGCACTTGGCAACTGATGGGAGTGTGTGGTTTGGCTGAGGGCCACAACCTGTTCGTGCGTGAAGGCAGGTGGCTGGGGAACTACCGCCCCGAGTGGCTCTCGACCTGGCCGTTCAAGGTGCTCACCCAGGGCGACAAGGGCTATGTGACCTTCGAGCGCGATAGCGGTCTGGAGGCTGAAGCGGGGGCAGGCGAGCCTTTTTTCGATGACCAGAACCAGATGCTCGACGAGGTTTCCAAACGCGTCGATACCTTGAAAGCGGGCTTTCCGCGCCACCAGGTCACGCTAAAAGCGGTGCAGGCACTGGTCGACGCAAAGGTCGTCACGCCCTGGCCGGATTCGCTCAGAGAGCAAGCGGGTGTACGCCTGGAAGGTCTTTGCATGATCGACGAGCGGGCGCTGGCGAATCTTTCGGACGAGGCGTTTTTGGCGCTGCGCGCCGCCCAGGCGCTGCCGATCGCTTTCGCGCTCAATCTCTCGCTGACCCAAACGCACCTGCTGACGCGCCTTGCACGTATCAACCCAGGCCATACCAACGCCCCGGAAAATCTGGATGCTCTGTTCGACGGCGACGATGACGAGTTCAGCTTCGATTTCGACAGCTAA